One Gordonia sp. SID5947 genomic region harbors:
- a CDS encoding NAD-dependent epimerase/dehydratase family protein, whose product MKLVIGASGFLGSHVVRRLVDRGEQVRVLVRETSDTRAIDDLVVDRVVGDLFDAATVSAALAGCDDVYYCVVDTRAWLIDPEPLFRTNVEALRAVLDVAVQADLHSFVFTSTLATIGRVEGRAATEEDEFNWADRASDYVRSRVAAENLVIDYARDKGLPAVAMCVSNTYGAGDWQPTPHGAFVAGAALGAMPFSVRGMAAESVGIDDAADALVLAAERGRPGERYIVSERHIDLGEIITVAAHTAGRRPPRLVLNRFALYACGTVGSALAKLTRRPHRLTITSVRLMHYMSAMDHGKAERELGWHPSPVTDAVAEGARFWIDRAAQRRADRARAGPHRR is encoded by the coding sequence GTGAAACTGGTGATCGGTGCCAGTGGTTTCCTGGGTTCACACGTGGTACGGCGCCTCGTCGATCGCGGCGAACAGGTCCGAGTGCTCGTTCGCGAGACGAGCGACACCCGGGCCATCGACGATCTGGTCGTCGACCGTGTCGTCGGTGACCTGTTCGACGCCGCGACGGTGTCGGCCGCACTGGCGGGTTGCGACGACGTCTACTACTGCGTGGTCGACACGCGGGCCTGGTTGATCGATCCGGAGCCGCTCTTCCGGACCAACGTCGAGGCGCTGCGGGCTGTCCTCGACGTCGCGGTACAGGCCGACCTGCACTCGTTCGTGTTCACCAGCACGCTCGCGACCATCGGCCGCGTCGAGGGGCGAGCGGCCACCGAGGAAGACGAATTCAACTGGGCGGACAGGGCTTCGGACTACGTCCGGTCCCGCGTCGCGGCCGAGAACCTGGTCATCGATTACGCGCGGGACAAAGGGCTACCCGCCGTGGCCATGTGCGTCTCCAACACCTACGGCGCCGGTGACTGGCAGCCGACGCCGCACGGCGCATTCGTGGCGGGAGCAGCACTCGGTGCGATGCCGTTCTCGGTGCGCGGCATGGCTGCGGAATCGGTGGGCATCGACGACGCCGCCGACGCATTGGTGTTGGCAGCCGAACGCGGCCGGCCGGGCGAACGGTACATCGTGTCGGAGCGCCACATCGACCTCGGCGAGATCATCACCGTCGCCGCACATACCGCCGGCCGTCGGCCACCTCGCCTGGTCCTCAACCGGTTCGCACTGTACGCGTGCGGCACCGTCGGCTCCGCACTCGCGAAGCTCACGCGCCGGCCGCATCGACTGACCATCACATCGGTACGCCTGATGCATTACATGTCCGCGATGGACCACGGGAAAGCGGAGCGCGAACTCGGTTGGCACCCAAGCCCCGTCACCGACGCGGTCGCCGAGGGCGCGCGGTTCTGGATCGATCGCGCAGCGCAACGCCGAGCCGACCGCGCCCGCGCCGGGCCTCACCGCAGATGA
- a CDS encoding hotdog domain-containing protein, which translates to MTGDRAVPTRIVPRDPVTAFGIGNVAVSGPATVRAEQRVGADLVDHRGRIDLPALAVLFDHLGGLPFIASDPQRSPCVQARLAISMQGHVDVGDLVTGEAELLVRDEMFGTTRVDIVTSTGRICCSGTARNVGVGRTVSGNPGGGRGVDAPPPVGDAADQRPMPPVIEPGLDGRAIVEQIAAGTRPAGHLTELLNGRIDTVDHPLGVGVRFTVETEPWMGNLFGTMHGGVIAAVVAQGCALAGQANAAAGRDYQLADLAISFLRSPAVQGTDVVVDVTPVKVGRRIASFEATMHAHDGMLLSRGAADVHYR; encoded by the coding sequence ATGACTGGCGACAGGGCTGTGCCCACCCGGATCGTGCCGCGCGATCCGGTCACGGCATTCGGTATCGGAAACGTCGCGGTGAGCGGACCGGCGACCGTGCGTGCCGAGCAGCGCGTGGGCGCGGACCTCGTGGATCATCGTGGCCGGATCGATCTACCGGCGCTCGCGGTGTTGTTCGATCACCTCGGAGGGCTGCCCTTCATCGCCTCCGACCCGCAGCGGTCGCCATGCGTCCAGGCCCGCCTCGCGATCTCCATGCAGGGGCATGTCGATGTGGGCGACCTGGTCACGGGCGAAGCCGAACTGCTGGTGCGGGACGAGATGTTCGGGACCACCCGCGTCGACATCGTGACGTCGACGGGCCGGATCTGTTGTTCGGGCACCGCGCGCAACGTCGGCGTGGGTCGGACGGTTTCCGGCAACCCGGGCGGTGGGCGGGGTGTCGACGCTCCGCCGCCCGTTGGTGACGCTGCGGATCAACGACCGATGCCGCCGGTCATCGAACCGGGGCTCGACGGCCGCGCGATCGTCGAGCAGATCGCGGCCGGAACCCGACCCGCGGGCCACCTGACCGAGCTCCTCAACGGCCGGATCGACACCGTCGACCACCCGCTCGGCGTTGGCGTGCGTTTCACCGTGGAAACCGAGCCGTGGATGGGCAACCTGTTCGGCACGATGCACGGAGGCGTGATCGCCGCAGTGGTCGCGCAGGGGTGCGCGCTGGCCGGTCAGGCGAACGCCGCTGCCGGGCGCGACTATCAACTCGCCGATCTGGCGATCAGCTTTCTCCGGTCGCCGGCGGTGCAGGGCACCGACGTCGTCGTCGATGTGACGCCGGTGAAGGTCGGTCGTCGGATCGCGTCGTTCGAGGCCACGATGCATGCGCACGATGGGATGTTGCTCAGTCGGGGCGCGGCAGACGTGCACTACCGCTGA
- a CDS encoding TIGR03084 family metal-binding protein, with translation MSIVEGLVADLTAQSAELDTLVAALDDAGWAQPTPAEGWSVAHQIAHLAWTDRVAALAATDPDAFGRVLDDAARNPTGFVDTAAEEGAADAPARILENWRSARSDLAEALGAVPEGVKIPWFGPPMSAASMATARLMETWAHGLDVADALDVTTVPTDRIRGVVHIGVRTRDFAYAVHGLTPPAAPFRYEITAPSGELWTWGPDDATDIVRGPAIDFCQLVTQRRSQADLDLEIIGTEATRWAGIAQAFAGPPGPGRPSTTADERPAER, from the coding sequence ATGTCGATCGTGGAGGGGCTCGTTGCGGATCTGACGGCGCAATCGGCGGAGCTCGACACTCTGGTGGCCGCTCTGGACGATGCCGGGTGGGCGCAGCCGACACCGGCCGAGGGGTGGTCGGTGGCGCATCAGATCGCTCATCTCGCATGGACCGACCGGGTGGCGGCCCTCGCCGCCACGGATCCGGATGCGTTCGGCCGGGTCCTCGACGACGCGGCCCGCAATCCCACAGGGTTCGTCGACACCGCGGCCGAGGAGGGGGCGGCAGACGCACCCGCTCGCATTCTCGAGAACTGGCGGAGCGCCCGGTCCGACCTCGCCGAGGCACTGGGCGCCGTGCCGGAGGGTGTGAAGATCCCGTGGTTCGGCCCGCCGATGTCCGCAGCGTCGATGGCAACCGCTCGCCTGATGGAGACCTGGGCCCACGGTCTCGACGTCGCCGACGCACTCGACGTCACGACGGTGCCCACCGACCGGATTCGCGGTGTCGTCCACATCGGTGTGCGCACCAGGGATTTCGCCTACGCGGTGCACGGCCTGACCCCACCGGCGGCCCCGTTCCGGTACGAGATCACTGCGCCGTCGGGTGAATTGTGGACCTGGGGGCCCGACGACGCCACCGACATCGTGCGCGGCCCTGCGATCGACTTCTGCCAGTTGGTGACCCAGCGACGTTCCCAGGCAGACCTCGATCTGGAGATCATCGGTACCGAGGCGACGCGCTGGGCCGGCATCGCGCAGGCATTCGCCGGACCACCGGGGCCGGGAAGACCGTCGACCACTGCCGACGAGAGGCCCGCTGAGCGATGA
- a CDS encoding acyclic terpene utilization AtuA family protein — translation MTDTHAGRIVRIGNASGFYGDRFSAMREMLEGGELDYLTGDYLAELTMLILGRDRMKDHRSGYAKTFLRQMEDCLGLAIDKGVRIVTNAGGLNPHGLAVSLRELAEKLGINADIAFVDGDDLRDRAAELGLGEPLTANAYLGAFGIKTALDAGAEIVVTGRVTDASLTVGPAASEFGWEHHDLDALAGAVVAGHVIECGAQATGGNYSFFGELPRMGHLGFPIAEVAADGSSVITKHPGTGGAVTVGTVTAQLLYEVGGPRYLGPDVTTRLDTIELGQSGEDRVAISGVRGEAPPSTTKVSLNRLAGVRNEITLILTGLDIEAKAELFKDQFTAALPTAPAEIDWELSRLDRPDAETEEQASALLRCVVRDPDAKKVGRAFSSTAIELALASYPGFAATNPPGQGSPYGVFEPGYVDAEAVDHRVALQNGVVERIPPSPLRAEVPDDVGDEPTETSADWGPTSSLPLGTIAGARSGDKGGSANIGVWVRNPDHFPWLDSTLDVDLLRELLPEVADLPVRRHRLANLNAVNFVIDGVLGRGVAENVRFDPQAKGMGEWLRSRPVPIPIAFTKQAGAGSEASGPSQAGAGSEASGPSQAGAGREASGPNQHKESQ, via the coding sequence ATGACCGACACACATGCCGGGAGAATCGTCCGGATCGGGAACGCCTCCGGGTTCTACGGTGACCGATTCTCGGCGATGCGAGAGATGCTCGAGGGCGGCGAGCTCGACTACCTCACAGGGGATTACCTGGCCGAACTGACCATGCTGATCCTCGGCCGGGACCGGATGAAGGACCACCGGTCGGGATATGCCAAGACATTCCTGCGGCAGATGGAGGACTGTCTCGGACTCGCGATCGACAAGGGCGTCCGCATCGTCACCAACGCGGGTGGGCTCAATCCACACGGCCTCGCGGTTTCGTTGCGCGAGCTCGCCGAGAAGCTGGGCATCAACGCCGACATCGCCTTCGTCGACGGTGACGACCTTCGTGATCGAGCCGCAGAACTGGGGCTAGGCGAGCCATTGACCGCCAACGCCTACCTCGGAGCGTTCGGCATCAAGACCGCTCTGGACGCCGGTGCCGAGATCGTGGTGACCGGCCGGGTCACCGATGCGTCCCTCACGGTCGGGCCGGCCGCCAGCGAATTCGGTTGGGAACATCACGATCTCGACGCGCTTGCCGGAGCGGTGGTGGCGGGCCACGTCATCGAATGCGGCGCGCAGGCGACGGGCGGCAACTACTCCTTCTTCGGTGAACTGCCCCGAATGGGTCACCTGGGTTTCCCGATCGCGGAGGTCGCCGCCGACGGGTCGTCGGTGATCACCAAGCATCCTGGCACCGGAGGTGCGGTCACGGTCGGAACGGTCACCGCGCAGTTGCTCTACGAAGTCGGTGGGCCCCGGTACCTCGGTCCGGACGTGACGACGCGACTCGACACCATCGAACTCGGCCAGTCCGGCGAGGATCGGGTGGCGATCAGTGGGGTGCGCGGCGAGGCGCCGCCGTCGACGACCAAGGTGTCGCTGAATCGTCTTGCAGGAGTTCGCAACGAGATCACCCTCATTCTCACCGGGCTCGACATCGAGGCGAAGGCAGAGCTGTTCAAGGATCAGTTCACCGCGGCCCTGCCGACCGCGCCTGCCGAGATCGACTGGGAGCTGTCCCGGCTCGACCGACCGGATGCCGAGACCGAGGAACAGGCGAGCGCGCTGCTCCGTTGCGTGGTCCGCGATCCAGATGCGAAGAAGGTGGGCCGCGCGTTCTCGTCGACGGCCATCGAACTGGCGCTGGCGAGCTACCCCGGTTTCGCGGCGACCAACCCTCCCGGGCAGGGCAGCCCGTACGGCGTCTTCGAGCCGGGCTATGTCGACGCCGAGGCCGTCGATCACCGCGTGGCACTGCAGAACGGGGTGGTCGAACGGATCCCGCCGAGCCCTCTGCGTGCCGAGGTGCCCGACGATGTCGGAGACGAACCGACCGAGACCTCGGCGGACTGGGGGCCGACGTCGTCGCTGCCCCTCGGCACCATCGCCGGCGCGCGCAGCGGCGACAAGGGCGGTAGCGCGAACATCGGTGTGTGGGTGCGTAATCCAGACCACTTTCCCTGGCTCGACAGCACGCTCGACGTCGATCTGCTCAGGGAACTGCTGCCGGAGGTGGCCGACCTCCCGGTGCGTCGCCATCGGCTCGCGAATCTGAACGCGGTCAACTTCGTGATCGACGGCGTTCTCGGCCGCGGTGTCGCCGAGAATGTCCGATTCGACCCGCAGGCAAAGGGGATGGGGGAGTGGTTGCGGTCGCGACCGGTACCCATTCCGATCGCATTCACGAAGCAGGCCGGCGCCGGGAGCGAAGCGAGCGGGCCGAGTCAGGCCGGCGCCGGGAGCGAAGCGAGCGGGCCGAGTCAGGCCGGCGCCGGGCGCGAAGCGAGCGGGCCGAATCAACACAAGGAGAGCCAGTGA
- a CDS encoding acyl-CoA dehydrogenase family protein: MTISSPVWETPERLELRSTVRAFVERHVLPYQDEWEQEGLIPRDLHREAAKLGLFGLGIPEDVGGSGGDLVDGSILGEEFHYAGAAGGVFASLFTHGIALPHLIGAGDPDQIDRWVRPTLAGEKIGSLAITEPGGGSDVGHLRTSAVRDGDHYVVNGAKTYITSAVRADFVVTAVRTGGPGASGVSLLVIEKDTPGFTVTRKLDKMGWRSSDTAELSFADVRVPVANLVGAENSGFAQIATAFVTERSGLAVQAYASAQRCLDLTLDWVRDRETFGKPLIARQSVQEAVTEMARRIDIARTYTRAVVERKVDSDDDLIAEVCFAKNTAVEAGEWVANKAVQLFGGMGYMTGTEVERQYRDMRIIGIGGGTTEILSGLAAKRLGYQL; this comes from the coding sequence GTGACGATCAGCAGCCCGGTATGGGAGACCCCGGAACGTCTCGAATTGCGTTCCACCGTCAGGGCATTCGTGGAGCGGCATGTGCTGCCCTACCAGGACGAGTGGGAGCAGGAGGGGTTGATCCCGCGTGACCTGCACCGTGAGGCAGCCAAGTTGGGTTTGTTCGGCCTGGGTATTCCCGAGGACGTCGGCGGGTCCGGTGGCGACCTCGTCGACGGATCGATCCTCGGGGAGGAGTTCCACTACGCGGGAGCAGCGGGCGGAGTCTTCGCCTCCCTGTTCACCCATGGCATCGCCCTGCCCCACCTCATCGGCGCGGGTGATCCCGACCAGATCGACCGTTGGGTGCGGCCGACACTCGCGGGGGAGAAGATCGGCAGCCTCGCCATCACCGAACCCGGCGGTGGCAGCGACGTCGGACACCTGCGCACCTCTGCGGTCCGCGACGGTGACCACTATGTGGTGAACGGTGCGAAGACATACATCACCTCGGCTGTTCGTGCCGACTTCGTCGTGACCGCGGTCCGCACGGGTGGGCCGGGTGCTTCGGGGGTCTCGTTGCTGGTCATCGAGAAGGACACCCCGGGATTCACGGTCACCCGAAAGCTGGACAAGATGGGGTGGCGCAGCTCCGACACCGCCGAGTTGTCGTTTGCCGATGTGCGCGTGCCGGTGGCCAATCTGGTTGGTGCGGAGAACTCGGGCTTCGCCCAGATCGCCACGGCGTTCGTGACCGAGCGATCGGGCCTTGCCGTGCAGGCCTACGCGAGTGCCCAGCGTTGCCTTGACCTGACCCTCGATTGGGTCCGGGATCGGGAAACCTTCGGTAAGCCGCTGATCGCACGACAATCCGTGCAGGAGGCCGTCACCGAGATGGCTCGTCGGATCGACATCGCGCGGACCTACACCCGCGCAGTCGTGGAACGGAAGGTCGACTCGGACGACGATCTGATCGCCGAGGTGTGTTTCGCGAAGAACACCGCGGTCGAGGCAGGCGAATGGGTTGCGAACAAGGCCGTTCAACTCTTCGGCGGCATGGGATACATGACGGGCACCGAGGTGGAGCGGCAGTACCGGGACATGCGCATCATCGGTATCGGTGGCGGTACGACCGAAATCCTCTCGGGCCTCGCGGCGAAACGGTTGGGGTATCAGCTGTGA
- a CDS encoding SDR family oxidoreductase has product MAFIAHPDRRPVLVAGASSGIGAATAEVLAAAGYPVALAARRVEKLQELTERITAAGGEAVAVPLDITDPASVTECVAKAQAALGDLEIVVSGAGDLAVGLSYEVNSEDFASQIDIHLVGAHRLYRAVVPGMIERRRGDYVFIGSDVVLHPRPWSSAYVAAKAGIDGLVSTAQLELEGTGVRASVIRPGQVLTGMGMDLDQKTTELMLNDWIRHGLARHGNFLEPGHIAQAVTAIVTMPRGAHMRVVEVEAEGALARDQKPEGEQR; this is encoded by the coding sequence ATGGCATTCATCGCCCATCCCGATCGTCGACCGGTGCTGGTCGCAGGCGCGTCATCCGGCATCGGTGCCGCGACCGCCGAGGTCCTCGCCGCCGCAGGATATCCGGTTGCACTCGCCGCACGACGGGTGGAGAAGTTGCAGGAGTTGACCGAGAGGATCACCGCGGCCGGCGGCGAAGCGGTCGCCGTCCCGCTCGACATCACCGACCCGGCGTCGGTCACCGAGTGTGTGGCGAAAGCGCAAGCCGCGCTGGGTGATCTGGAGATCGTCGTGAGCGGTGCGGGCGACCTCGCCGTCGGCCTGTCCTATGAGGTGAACTCCGAGGACTTCGCGTCGCAGATCGACATCCATCTCGTCGGAGCCCATCGTCTGTACCGCGCGGTGGTGCCGGGCATGATCGAACGGCGACGCGGCGACTACGTCTTCATCGGTTCCGACGTCGTCCTGCATCCGCGGCCATGGTCGTCGGCCTATGTGGCCGCGAAGGCCGGCATCGACGGACTCGTCTCCACCGCACAGCTCGAACTGGAGGGGACGGGCGTGCGCGCCAGCGTGATCCGGCCCGGCCAGGTGCTGACCGGGATGGGGATGGACCTTGATCAGAAGACCACCGAGCTGATGCTCAACGACTGGATTCGCCACGGGCTCGCCCGGCACGGCAATTTCCTGGAGCCCGGGCACATCGCCCAGGCCGTGACCGCGATCGTCACGATGCCGCGCGGCGCGCACATGCGCGTGGTCGAGGTGGAGGCCGAAGGCGCTCTCGCACGTGACCAGAAGCCCGAAGGAGAACAGCGATGA
- a CDS encoding ferredoxin, with amino-acid sequence MRVEVDLDLCQGHGMCEMEAPDVFKAHADHVEILDKEPDESRRAEVEAAVMYCPTQALRIVEDDE; translated from the coding sequence ATGCGTGTCGAAGTGGATCTGGATCTCTGCCAGGGACACGGGATGTGCGAGATGGAGGCGCCCGACGTGTTCAAGGCGCATGCCGACCACGTCGAGATCCTTGACAAAGAGCCCGACGAGAGCCGCCGAGCCGAGGTGGAGGCAGCGGTGATGTACTGCCCGACCCAAGCCCTGAGAATTGTCGAAGACGACGAGTGA
- a CDS encoding SDR family oxidoreductase — MRDGRTSSARDTPDLSLSGRVAVVAGATRGIGLAVSYALSGRGVSIVVNGRDPVAVEETVAEIRGGGGYAVGVVGSAGDDGVAQQMVDTALGEYGALDIAINCAGIAEPAGSTVLTITDAQFREQIDAHLMSAFHLMQAAGRVFARQETGSIVLTGSAASLGIFGGSGYPAAKGGVNALALAGGADLAEHGVRVNVVMPGAKSRLSSGDDYVAHIESLHRRGILDDLTRDAALDPAPPEYVASLYVFLASDAAKSVTGQIFTAAGGFIGRYEPQQAAFIAYRDHQDSAPYSLAELAELLA, encoded by the coding sequence ATGCGAGACGGCCGGACATCGTCAGCGAGGGATACCCCGGATCTGAGCCTGTCCGGGCGGGTGGCCGTGGTTGCGGGGGCAACCCGCGGCATCGGCCTCGCGGTGTCCTACGCATTGTCCGGTCGGGGCGTGTCGATCGTGGTGAACGGCCGCGACCCGGTGGCGGTGGAGGAAACCGTCGCCGAGATCCGCGGTGGTGGCGGGTATGCGGTCGGCGTCGTCGGCTCGGCAGGGGATGACGGTGTCGCACAGCAGATGGTGGACACCGCGCTGGGGGAGTACGGCGCGCTCGACATAGCGATCAACTGTGCGGGTATCGCCGAGCCTGCGGGTTCGACCGTCCTCACCATCACCGACGCACAATTCCGTGAACAGATCGACGCGCACCTGATGAGCGCCTTCCATCTCATGCAGGCCGCCGGGCGGGTGTTCGCACGACAAGAGACCGGGTCGATCGTGCTGACCGGCTCGGCGGCGTCACTCGGGATCTTCGGTGGCAGCGGCTATCCGGCGGCCAAGGGGGGTGTCAACGCGCTCGCGCTCGCAGGCGGGGCCGATCTCGCCGAGCACGGCGTCCGGGTCAACGTGGTGATGCCGGGAGCCAAGTCGCGGCTCTCGAGCGGCGATGACTACGTCGCGCACATCGAGAGTCTGCACCGCCGAGGAATTCTCGACGATCTCACCAGGGACGCCGCATTGGATCCAGCGCCGCCCGAGTACGTGGCGTCCCTGTATGTGTTCCTGGCCAGCGATGCCGCCAAGAGTGTCACCGGTCAGATATTCACGGCTGCGGGGGGTTTCATCGGGCGGTACGAACCGCAGCAGGCCGCGTTCATCGCGTATCGCGATCATCAGGACAGTGCGCCATACAGTCTGGCTGAGTTGGCCGAGCTGCTGGCGTGA
- a CDS encoding phosphotransferase — MTLSHAGDTGRSAIPTDVEGLSPEWLSEMLRANGHDVGITSVRSEPVGSGQMAGSFRLTPTWTSQGDLPATMVAKLATGERPQREFASGVFRNEVLFYQRLAPTVTAPVPHCHAAVISDDHTEFVLLLEDMAPSVQGDQIAGCTPEQAHAVALAAARLHAPRWCDESLAALPGLYLPTHDDRVLMDSVLEPMADVFRSRFALSGREAAAIDWLVATAGDWLERPPRRFALIHGDLRVDNILFGPDGGVTIVDWQTITLGNPLRDIAFLLSTSLTTEDRRAHERTIVEAYHAALLAQGVTGYCVDDCWSDYVDSLIQAPMIIVLGCGAAMPTERGDRMFMAMLQRAAAAIDDLNPGALS; from the coding sequence ATGACACTCTCGCACGCCGGGGACACCGGCCGGTCGGCCATCCCGACCGATGTCGAGGGCCTGTCGCCCGAGTGGTTGTCGGAGATGCTGCGGGCGAATGGTCACGATGTCGGAATCACCTCGGTCCGATCAGAGCCGGTGGGGTCCGGCCAGATGGCCGGCTCGTTTCGACTCACCCCAACCTGGACGTCCCAGGGCGACCTGCCCGCCACGATGGTCGCCAAACTCGCGACGGGGGAACGCCCGCAACGAGAGTTCGCATCCGGCGTGTTCCGCAACGAGGTGCTCTTCTATCAGCGCCTGGCCCCCACTGTCACCGCGCCCGTCCCACATTGTCACGCGGCGGTGATCTCCGACGACCACACCGAGTTCGTGCTCCTGCTCGAAGACATGGCGCCGTCGGTGCAGGGTGATCAGATCGCGGGGTGCACGCCTGAACAGGCCCACGCCGTGGCCCTGGCCGCGGCCCGACTGCACGCTCCGCGATGGTGCGACGAGAGCCTCGCCGCCCTACCCGGACTGTATCTGCCCACGCACGACGATCGGGTCCTGATGGATTCGGTCCTCGAACCGATGGCCGACGTGTTCCGTTCGAGATTCGCCCTGTCCGGACGCGAAGCGGCCGCCATCGACTGGTTGGTGGCGACTGCCGGGGATTGGTTGGAACGGCCACCTCGACGTTTCGCCCTCATCCACGGGGATCTGCGTGTCGACAACATCCTGTTCGGCCCCGACGGCGGGGTCACGATCGTCGACTGGCAGACCATCACACTCGGCAATCCGTTGCGGGACATCGCATTCCTGCTGTCCACCAGTTTGACCACCGAGGATCGTCGAGCACACGAGCGGACGATCGTGGAGGCATACCACGCCGCACTGCTCGCACAGGGTGTGACCGGCTATTGCGTCGACGACTGTTGGTCCGATTACGTCGACTCGCTGATCCAGGCGCCGATGATCATCGTCCTCGGGTGTGGTGCGGCGATGCCGACCGAGCGCGGCGACCGGATGTTCATGGCCATGCTCCAGCGTGCGGCGGCCGCCATCGACGACCTGAATCCCGGTGCGCTTTCGTGA
- a CDS encoding nuclear transport factor 2 family protein: MSFDRAELEEMKQRWLDANVAAEKAGDWKPLAEFYTEDATYGWNYGPEKDFMAVGRDEIRDLALGQEMEGLEGWEYPYQAWVIDEKTGDMIGLWKQVYERKREDGTNYALEGIQGSWFKYAGNFQFSWQRDFFDFGNVSALFVELLKNNAMSDGMLKRIEKSAPGDLPGWYPFGKAPVPFW, encoded by the coding sequence ATGTCTTTTGATCGTGCCGAACTGGAAGAGATGAAGCAGCGATGGCTCGACGCCAACGTCGCGGCCGAGAAGGCAGGTGACTGGAAGCCGCTCGCCGAGTTCTACACCGAAGACGCCACCTACGGCTGGAACTACGGTCCCGAGAAGGACTTCATGGCAGTCGGCCGCGACGAGATCCGTGACCTCGCGCTCGGGCAGGAGATGGAGGGGCTCGAGGGGTGGGAATACCCCTATCAGGCGTGGGTCATAGACGAGAAGACCGGCGACATGATCGGTTTGTGGAAGCAGGTCTATGAGCGCAAGCGTGAGGACGGTACCAACTACGCGCTCGAAGGCATCCAGGGCAGCTGGTTCAAGTACGCCGGAAACTTCCAGTTCTCCTGGCAGCGTGACTTCTTCGACTTCGGCAACGTCTCGGCACTGTTCGTAGAGCTGCTCAAGAACAATGCGATGAGCGACGGCATGCTCAAGCGCATCGAGAAGTCGGCACCGGGTGACCTCCCCGGGTGGTATCCGTTCGGCAAAGCGCCCGTTCCGTTCTGGTGA
- a CDS encoding cytochrome P450 encodes MTALTQPKRVSRGEGEHGHLDELAGDPIALFWRIREECGDVGMFQLADREVVLVSGAAANEEFFRAPEEDLDQAAAYPFMTPVFGEGVVFDTDPEERSKAIHNAALKGPHMKQHAVTIPDEVERIIAKWGDEGEIDLLEFFAELTLYTSSACLIGRKFRESLNGHIAHLFHDLEKGTDPIAYVDYKADIESFRKRDEARAELVEFIQGVMNDRIADPTENKEDRDLMDVLVQVGFDANTITGMFISMMFAGHHTTSGTAAWTLIELLRNPDYMARVYGELDEIYGDTPAGERPEYTFAHTRQMPQLENALKEALRLHPPLIILMRVVQKDFRVEDFEIKAGQSIAVSPAISNRLPEDFPEPDTFDPDRYDKPRQEDIANRWTWIPFGAGRHRCVGAQFAMMQLKAIFSVLFQNYEFEMLQPSESYRNDHSKMVVQLQQPCRVKYRRR; translated from the coding sequence ATGACTGCTCTGACCCAGCCCAAGCGTGTCTCTCGTGGAGAGGGCGAACACGGACATCTCGACGAGCTGGCCGGTGATCCGATCGCGTTGTTCTGGCGCATTCGCGAGGAATGCGGCGATGTCGGCATGTTCCAGCTCGCCGATCGCGAGGTCGTCCTGGTCTCCGGTGCCGCCGCGAACGAAGAGTTCTTCCGGGCTCCCGAAGAGGATCTCGACCAGGCGGCCGCCTACCCCTTCATGACGCCGGTATTCGGTGAGGGCGTGGTGTTCGACACCGATCCCGAGGAGCGTTCCAAGGCGATCCACAACGCGGCCCTCAAGGGCCCGCACATGAAACAGCATGCGGTGACCATCCCCGACGAGGTCGAGCGCATCATCGCGAAGTGGGGCGACGAGGGCGAGATCGATCTGCTCGAGTTCTTCGCCGAGCTGACGCTCTACACATCGTCGGCCTGCCTGATCGGACGAAAGTTCCGTGAGAGCCTCAACGGGCACATCGCACATCTCTTCCACGATCTGGAAAAGGGCACCGACCCGATCGCATACGTCGACTACAAGGCCGACATCGAGAGTTTCCGCAAGCGTGACGAGGCTCGGGCGGAGCTGGTGGAGTTCATCCAGGGCGTGATGAATGATCGGATCGCGGATCCGACCGAGAACAAAGAAGATCGCGACCTGATGGACGTGCTCGTCCAGGTCGGCTTCGATGCGAACACCATCACCGGCATGTTCATCTCGATGATGTTCGCGGGCCACCACACGACGTCGGGGACCGCGGCATGGACCCTGATCGAGTTGCTGCGCAACCCCGACTACATGGCACGGGTGTACGGCGAACTCGACGAGATCTACGGGGACACCCCGGCCGGGGAGCGTCCCGAGTACACGTTCGCCCATACCAGGCAGATGCCGCAGCTGGAGAATGCGCTGAAGGAGGCGTTGCGGCTCCATCCGCCGCTGATCATCCTGATGCGCGTCGTGCAGAAAGACTTTCGTGTCGAGGACTTCGAGATCAAGGCGGGCCAGTCGATCGCCGTCTCGCCGGCCATCTCGAATCGTCTGCCGGAGGACTTCCCGGAGCCGGACACCTTCGATCCCGATCGCTACGACAAGCCTCGGCAGGAGGACATCGCGAATCGCTGGACCTGGATTCCGTTCGGCGCGGGTCGGCATCGTTGTGTGGGAGCACAGTTCGCCATGATGCAGCTGAAGGCGATCTTCTCCGTGCTGTTCCAGAACTACGAGTTCGAGATGCTCCAACCGTCGGAGTCCTACCGCAACGATCACTCCAAGATGGTCGTGCAGCTCCAGCAACCCTGCCGCGTGAAGTACCGGAGGCGGTGA